Proteins encoded within one genomic window of Candidatus Poribacteria bacterium:
- a CDS encoding zinc-binding dehydrogenase: protein MRKTRKVVMMNEVGRIWTEEQETPPPKPGQLLIEVHASMVSPGTELGGVKRRRENPGSEARQRPFGYTNAGVVVGKEGDCDEFEIGDRVAGMGGGYALHATSACIPHNLCAKVPDNVSAEDAASIHLAATALHAVQRGRIRIGENVVVAGLGIVGQFACQIAKVAGAYVIGLDTLPLRIGIAETAGIHRAINVSDTDPIPIAEEFTNGYGMDCGIIAFGGDATGAFQQIRAMLKTAPDTHKVGRIVIVGGANITHGFAAGLGNVDVISAARTGPGYHDEDYEHGADYPPVFVPWPTQRNLELSLRLMSEGKIQVQPLITDIIPIDQAPEGCEKLIQTPNEALGVIFSMQ, encoded by the coding sequence ATGCGTAAAACAAGAAAAGTTGTGATGATGAACGAAGTCGGACGTATCTGGACAGAAGAGCAGGAAACGCCTCCCCCGAAACCCGGGCAGCTCTTAATTGAGGTGCACGCCTCGATGGTAAGTCCCGGCACCGAGCTGGGAGGTGTCAAAAGGCGACGTGAGAATCCAGGTTCCGAAGCGCGACAACGTCCGTTCGGTTATACGAACGCTGGCGTGGTCGTCGGTAAAGAAGGAGACTGCGACGAATTTGAGATCGGAGACAGGGTGGCTGGTATGGGGGGTGGATACGCCCTTCACGCTACGTCCGCCTGTATCCCGCACAATCTATGCGCGAAAGTTCCCGATAACGTCAGTGCTGAAGACGCCGCATCTATTCATCTCGCGGCAACCGCACTCCACGCAGTGCAACGCGGGCGCATCCGTATCGGTGAGAATGTCGTCGTTGCGGGATTGGGCATCGTTGGTCAATTCGCGTGCCAGATCGCCAAAGTCGCAGGTGCCTATGTTATTGGATTGGATACGTTGCCGCTACGGATAGGCATTGCAGAGACCGCTGGGATACATCGCGCCATAAACGTTTCCGATACAGATCCGATTCCGATCGCAGAGGAATTCACCAACGGTTACGGTATGGATTGCGGAATCATCGCCTTTGGTGGCGACGCGACGGGTGCGTTTCAACAGATCCGCGCCATGCTCAAGACGGCACCCGATACGCATAAGGTTGGACGGATTGTCATCGTCGGGGGGGCAAACATTACGCACGGTTTCGCGGCAGGTCTCGGCAACGTCGATGTTATCAGTGCCGCGCGCACTGGACCCGGTTACCACGATGAGGATTATGAACACGGCGCCGACTACCCACCCGTGTTTGTCCCGTGGCCCACGCAACGGAATTTGGAATTATCGCTGCGGTTGATGTCGGAAGGCAAAATCCAGGTGCAACCGTTGATTACAGATATTATCCCGATCGATCAGGCACCTGAAGGGTGTGAGAAATTAATCCAAACCCCGAATGAAGCGTTAGGCGTTATTTTTTCAATGCAGTGA